The following coding sequences are from one Paenarthrobacter ureafaciens window:
- a CDS encoding biotin--[acetyl-CoA-carboxylase] ligase, whose product MDAQQPAPRESPGSGENPALDQRSLLAPDFLSATGISRLDVVESTGSTNADLVRAVTMEPKKWADLAVLTAEHQTAARGRLDRHWESPERSAVSVSMVLRPVTADGMPVPTQSYSWLSLLAAVALREALQETAGVKAQIKWPNDVLVNGRKIAGILAQLTALGDGSVPAVILGVGLNVTLTDDQLPVPTATSLALEGSTTTDRTALLKGYLTHFTRLYRSFCNAEGDPHAGLAGGPSLHKRVESAMITLGREVRAHLPGDHELVGHASRLDDHGSLLVVDHGGREHVVTAGDVVHLRATESGYA is encoded by the coding sequence ATGGATGCCCAACAGCCCGCCCCACGTGAAAGCCCCGGTTCCGGGGAAAACCCCGCACTGGATCAGCGGTCGCTGTTGGCGCCTGACTTCCTGTCCGCCACCGGCATCTCCCGCCTCGACGTCGTGGAGTCCACCGGGTCCACCAATGCCGACCTGGTGCGCGCCGTGACCATGGAACCCAAAAAATGGGCTGACCTGGCCGTCCTGACCGCTGAGCACCAGACCGCTGCGCGAGGCCGGTTGGACCGGCACTGGGAATCCCCGGAACGCTCCGCAGTCTCTGTTTCCATGGTGCTGCGGCCCGTTACGGCGGACGGCATGCCGGTCCCCACCCAAAGCTATTCATGGTTGTCCCTCCTGGCTGCCGTCGCGCTGCGGGAAGCGCTGCAGGAGACGGCAGGCGTGAAGGCTCAGATCAAATGGCCCAACGACGTCCTGGTCAACGGGCGCAAGATCGCCGGCATCCTGGCGCAACTAACGGCGCTTGGCGACGGCTCAGTACCTGCCGTCATCCTGGGTGTCGGCCTGAATGTCACCCTGACCGATGACCAACTGCCCGTCCCGACGGCCACGTCGCTTGCCCTCGAAGGAAGCACGACGACGGATCGAACGGCGCTGCTGAAGGGTTACCTGACGCACTTCACCAGGCTGTACCGCAGCTTCTGCAATGCCGAAGGCGATCCGCACGCCGGGCTTGCAGGTGGTCCGTCGCTGCATAAGAGGGTGGAATCGGCCATGATCACCCTGGGCCGCGAAGTGCGGGCCCACCTGCCGGGAGACCATGAGCTGGTGGGACACGCCTCGCGCCTGGATGACCACGGATCGTTGCTGGTAGTGGACCACGGCGGGCGGGAGCACGTGGTGACTGCGGGGGATGTGGTGCACCTGCGTGCCACAGAAAGCGGTTATGCGTAA
- a CDS encoding acyl-CoA carboxylase subunit beta has protein sequence MSHDLTTTAGKIADFRDRQARAEQPSGPEAIEKQHARGKNTARERIDLLVDPGSFVEFDALAVHRSTAFGMEKKKPLGDGVVSGYGTVDGRLIAIYSQDFSVYGGSLSQVNGEKIVKVQEFALRNGCPVVGINDGGGARIQEGVASLAMFADIFRNNVHASGVVPQISLIMGPCAGGAAYSPALTDYVVMVDKTSHMFITGPDVIKTVTGEDVDMETLGGARQHNATTGTSTYLASDEADAIEFVRELLDFLPSNNLSEAPVVEHDQELELDEDDLALDGLIPDSANQPYDMRKVIEQIVDDAHFLEMQSLYAPNVIIGYGRVEGHTVGIVANQPMQFAGTLDISASEKAARFVRHCDAFNIPIITLVDVPGFLPGKDQEFQGIIRRGAKLLYAYAEATVPKLTVITRKAYGGAYIVMGSKKLGADLNLAWPTAQIGVMGAQGAVNILYRRDLAAVAEAGGDVEARRAEIIQGYEEELLNPYQAAELGYVDAVIAPSDTRLQIIRGLRALRDKRASLPTKKHGNIPL, from the coding sequence ATGAGCCACGATCTGACAACGACAGCGGGAAAGATTGCCGACTTCCGCGACCGCCAGGCCCGTGCCGAGCAGCCTTCCGGCCCGGAAGCGATAGAGAAGCAGCATGCGCGCGGCAAGAACACTGCCCGCGAGCGCATCGACCTGCTGGTTGATCCCGGATCGTTCGTCGAGTTCGACGCCCTGGCTGTCCACCGTTCCACCGCCTTCGGCATGGAAAAGAAGAAGCCGCTCGGCGACGGCGTCGTTTCCGGCTACGGCACCGTAGATGGCCGCCTCATCGCTATCTACAGCCAGGACTTCAGCGTCTACGGCGGCTCCTTGAGCCAGGTCAACGGCGAGAAGATCGTCAAGGTCCAGGAATTCGCCCTCCGCAACGGTTGCCCGGTGGTTGGCATCAACGACGGCGGCGGCGCACGGATCCAGGAGGGCGTCGCGTCCCTGGCAATGTTCGCGGACATCTTCCGCAACAACGTGCACGCATCCGGCGTGGTCCCCCAGATCTCCCTCATCATGGGTCCGTGCGCCGGCGGCGCCGCTTACTCCCCGGCGCTCACCGACTACGTGGTGATGGTGGACAAGACCTCGCACATGTTCATCACCGGCCCCGATGTGATCAAGACCGTCACGGGCGAGGACGTGGACATGGAGACCCTGGGCGGCGCCCGCCAGCACAACGCCACCACCGGTACCTCCACCTACCTCGCCTCCGATGAAGCCGACGCGATCGAGTTCGTCCGTGAACTGCTCGACTTCCTGCCGTCCAACAACCTCTCCGAAGCCCCCGTGGTGGAGCACGACCAGGAACTGGAACTGGACGAGGACGACCTCGCCTTGGACGGGCTCATCCCTGATTCCGCCAACCAGCCCTATGACATGCGCAAAGTGATCGAGCAGATCGTCGATGACGCGCACTTCCTGGAGATGCAGTCGCTCTACGCCCCGAACGTCATCATCGGTTACGGCCGGGTGGAGGGGCACACCGTGGGCATCGTGGCCAACCAGCCCATGCAGTTCGCCGGAACCCTGGACATCTCCGCCTCGGAGAAGGCTGCCCGCTTTGTCCGCCACTGCGACGCCTTCAACATCCCCATCATCACGCTGGTGGACGTCCCCGGCTTCCTCCCGGGCAAGGACCAGGAATTCCAAGGCATCATCCGCCGTGGCGCCAAGCTCCTGTATGCCTACGCCGAGGCAACTGTCCCGAAGCTCACTGTCATTACCCGCAAGGCGTACGGCGGGGCCTACATCGTGATGGGTTCCAAGAAGCTTGGAGCCGACCTTAACCTTGCCTGGCCCACCGCACAGATCGGCGTCATGGGGGCGCAGGGTGCGGTGAACATCCTCTACCGCCGCGACCTTGCCGCCGTTGCCGAGGCAGGGGGCGACGTTGAGGCCCGCCGTGCCGAGATCATCCAGGGCTACGAGGAAGAACTCCTCAACCCGTACCAGGCTGCTGAGCTTGGATACGTGGACGCCGTCATCGCGCCGTCGGACACCCGCCTGCAGATCATCCGGGGCCTCCGTGCGCTGCGGGACAAGCGGGCCAGCCTGCCCACCAAGAAGCACGGGAACATTCCCCTGTGA
- a CDS encoding PH domain-containing protein, translating to MRKELLPGEQVLTITRQQARSLVLPALVFVLVPALAGFACAWIIKGNPQRLAPFITAAWTPWLVGACLGMAAWVLLAYCLKRVLRWHSVRYILTSRRVLAKSGMFRRGEWQVSLMAVRNVGIEQGMIQRSLRSGNISLDTGHSGVYLLKDVPEVGKFRGFILDAMDQLPRGEVLEGEVLPDVDVSGLPWEVREGGRDER from the coding sequence ATGCGTAAAGAACTGCTTCCGGGGGAGCAGGTCCTGACCATCACGCGCCAGCAGGCCCGTTCACTCGTTTTACCGGCGCTGGTCTTCGTCCTGGTTCCGGCACTGGCAGGTTTCGCATGTGCTTGGATTATCAAGGGGAACCCGCAGCGCCTGGCCCCGTTCATAACGGCGGCCTGGACTCCCTGGCTCGTAGGAGCCTGCCTTGGCATGGCGGCGTGGGTCCTGCTCGCATATTGCCTCAAACGGGTGCTGCGCTGGCATTCCGTTCGCTACATCCTGACCAGCCGCAGGGTCCTGGCCAAGTCCGGGATGTTCCGCCGCGGTGAGTGGCAGGTGTCCTTGATGGCTGTCCGGAATGTGGGAATCGAACAGGGCATGATCCAGCGGTCCTTGCGCTCGGGGAATATATCCTTGGATACCGGGCACTCGGGAGTTTACCTGTTGAAGGATGTCCCGGAAGTCGGGAAATTCCGGGGCTTCATTCTTGATGCCATGGACCAGCTGCCCCGGGGCGAGGTTCTTGAAGGTGAAGTTCTGCCGGATGTCGATGTGAGTGGTTTGCCGTGGGAAGTGAGAGAAGGTGGAAGAGATGAGCGTTGA
- a CDS encoding adenylate/guanylate cyclase domain-containing protein, whose protein sequence is MSVEDQSDEDLDQEFDAVPEPSEDEDAVPEPAKAIPTGPPTGVMSAERLAIKALEARLLGGERKLRRREIAAGAGVSVLSARKLWRALGFPNFGDDDVAFTERDQAALTTILDLVRAGLLTEEAAISITRSIGQMTDRMVVWQIEALVEDMVQEQGISDAVARKQLVGQLPALVDSLEEILVYSYRRQLNAGVQRLAVRAEAGLQASEEGREGDEDDSPLPLARAVGFADLVSYTSLSRRMNEKTLAQMVQRFENKCAEIISIGGGRLVKTVGDEVLYIAETPAAGAEISLALAQAFTEDEILPQARVSMVWGRILSRLGDIYGPTVNLAARLTSLAQPGTVLVDAMTAAALGQDERFVLIPQASENVRGFGEIHPVMLARGRGKGLVLD, encoded by the coding sequence ATGAGCGTTGAGGATCAGTCCGACGAGGACCTGGACCAGGAGTTCGACGCCGTACCCGAACCTTCAGAGGATGAAGACGCGGTACCGGAACCAGCCAAGGCCATACCCACCGGACCCCCTACCGGTGTCATGTCCGCAGAGCGGCTCGCGATCAAAGCGCTGGAAGCCAGGTTGCTGGGCGGTGAACGCAAGCTCCGTCGTCGTGAGATTGCTGCCGGTGCCGGCGTGTCGGTGCTTTCTGCCCGAAAACTGTGGCGCGCTCTTGGATTTCCAAACTTCGGTGACGACGACGTTGCCTTCACTGAGCGCGACCAGGCTGCCCTGACAACCATCCTTGACCTCGTCCGTGCCGGCCTCCTGACGGAAGAAGCCGCGATCTCCATCACCCGTTCCATTGGCCAGATGACGGACCGCATGGTGGTCTGGCAGATCGAGGCCCTGGTGGAGGACATGGTCCAGGAACAAGGGATCAGCGATGCCGTGGCGCGCAAGCAGTTGGTGGGCCAGCTGCCTGCCCTGGTGGATTCGTTGGAGGAGATCCTCGTCTACTCCTACCGCCGCCAGCTCAATGCCGGTGTGCAGCGGCTGGCAGTCAGGGCGGAAGCCGGACTGCAGGCCAGCGAAGAGGGCCGCGAAGGCGACGAAGACGATTCGCCCTTGCCGTTGGCCCGTGCGGTGGGCTTCGCGGACCTGGTCTCCTACACCAGCCTCTCCCGGCGCATGAACGAGAAGACGCTGGCGCAGATGGTGCAGCGTTTCGAGAACAAGTGTGCCGAGATCATTTCCATTGGCGGCGGCCGGCTGGTCAAGACAGTCGGTGACGAAGTCCTGTACATTGCCGAGACGCCTGCGGCCGGTGCGGAGATCTCCCTTGCCCTGGCCCAGGCCTTCACGGAGGATGAGATCCTCCCGCAGGCGAGGGTCTCCATGGTCTGGGGGCGCATCCTTTCCCGCCTTGGCGACATCTACGGGCCCACGGTCAACCTCGCCGCGCGGCTCACCAGCCTGGCGCAGCCCGGCACTGTGCTTGTTGATGCCATGACCGCGGCCGCCCTTGGCCAGGATGAACGCTTTGTGTTGATCCCGCAGGCCTCGGAAAACGTCCGCGGCTTCGGGGAGATCCACCCCGTCATGCTGGCCCGCGGCCGGGGCAAAGGGCTCGTCCTGGACTGA
- a CDS encoding SDR family oxidoreductase: protein MTQSNAAYVATGSLKGRTIIMSGGSRGIGLAIATRAARDGANIVLMAKTGEPHPKLEGTVFTAAEQLVAAGGQALPIVGDVRNDDDVAAAVSAAVERFGGLDIVVNNASAIDLSRTDAIDMKRYDLMQDINVRGTFLLSKLALPALRESEDAHILTLSPPLNLDPKWAGMHLAYTMAKYGMSLTTLGLAEELKDDAVSVNSLWPCTLIDTAAIRNMPGGRQMVRAARGPEIMADAAHAILTGANLAAGGSKSGNFYTDEEVLRAAGVSDFAPYSLGAPEDRLVPDIFL from the coding sequence ATGACTCAAAGCAATGCCGCTTACGTTGCCACCGGCTCGCTCAAAGGCCGCACCATTATCATGTCCGGCGGGAGCCGGGGGATCGGTCTTGCCATTGCCACCCGGGCCGCCCGCGACGGCGCCAACATCGTGCTGATGGCCAAGACGGGTGAACCGCACCCGAAGCTAGAGGGCACGGTTTTTACCGCCGCGGAGCAGCTGGTCGCCGCCGGCGGACAGGCCCTGCCGATCGTAGGGGACGTCCGGAATGATGACGACGTCGCCGCTGCCGTGAGTGCCGCCGTCGAGCGTTTCGGGGGCTTGGACATCGTGGTCAACAATGCCTCGGCCATCGACTTGTCCCGCACGGATGCGATCGACATGAAGCGCTACGACCTGATGCAGGACATCAACGTCCGGGGCACTTTCCTGCTGTCCAAGCTGGCGCTGCCGGCACTGCGCGAGTCGGAAGACGCGCACATCCTGACGCTGTCCCCGCCGCTCAACCTGGATCCCAAGTGGGCCGGGATGCACTTGGCGTACACCATGGCGAAGTACGGCATGAGCCTGACCACGCTGGGCCTGGCCGAGGAACTCAAGGATGACGCCGTCTCCGTCAATTCGTTGTGGCCCTGCACGCTGATTGACACTGCGGCCATCCGGAACATGCCCGGCGGCCGGCAGATGGTCAGGGCTGCGCGTGGTCCGGAGATCATGGCCGATGCAGCCCATGCGATCCTGACGGGTGCCAACCTTGCGGCGGGCGGTTCCAAGAGCGGCAACTTCTACACCGATGAAGAGGTCCTGCGCGCGGCAGGGGTGTCCGACTTCGCCCCCTACAGCCTCGGTGCGCCGGAGGACCGCCTGGTCCCGGACATCTTCCTCTGA